Proteins from one Mycolicibacter virginiensis genomic window:
- a CDS encoding CHAP domain-containing protein gives MPGICGRVAVAAAFIALSAVPAAHALPGPPVEPKPVPAPAAALDAAPAADQAPALPARAVEELDRFRRDAAEGALGNPVMYGDGQCYPLVQQYIQALGSWRNRDPSGNAFDLYEHFATNGLGQYFDQVPFDGGLNAPQVGDVVVYGPGGYVSEHGHAGVVTAVRGSGSLLQYEVAEQNSSGRLFVTLNWRDVSPMWNTLGYLRPKP, from the coding sequence ATGCCCGGAATCTGCGGCCGGGTGGCGGTGGCGGCGGCCTTCATAGCGCTGAGTGCGGTCCCCGCGGCCCACGCGCTGCCGGGCCCGCCCGTCGAACCCAAGCCGGTGCCGGCCCCCGCGGCGGCACTCGATGCGGCCCCCGCGGCCGACCAGGCCCCGGCGCTGCCGGCGCGGGCCGTCGAGGAACTCGACCGCTTCCGCCGCGATGCCGCCGAGGGCGCACTGGGAAATCCGGTGATGTACGGCGACGGCCAGTGCTACCCGCTCGTGCAGCAATACATTCAGGCGCTGGGTTCATGGCGAAATAGAGACCCCAGCGGCAATGCCTTCGATCTCTACGAGCATTTCGCCACCAATGGTCTGGGCCAATACTTCGACCAGGTGCCGTTCGACGGCGGCCTGAACGCACCGCAGGTCGGGGACGTCGTGGTCTACGGTCCCGGTGGGTATGTCAGTGAACACGGGCATGCCGGGGTCGTCACGGCCGTGCGCGGCAGCGGCAGCCTGCTTCAGTACGAGGTCGCCGAACAGAACTCCAGTGGCCGGTTGTTCGTGACGCTGAACTGGCGTGACGTCAGCCCCATGTGGAACACGCTGGGGTATCTGCGCCCGAAGCCGTAG
- a CDS encoding aminotransferase class I/II-fold pyridoxal phosphate-dependent enzyme, translating to MSLHTLNRADLTAQYERYQRDYAELQAKKLALDLTRGKPAPEQLDLANGLLALPGPDDYRGDDGTDTRNYGGLHGLPELRSIFGELLGIAVPNLIAGNNASLEFMHDVVVYSMLHGGVDSPRPWSQEPVVKFLCPVPGYDRHFAITETLGIEMIPVPMREDGPDVDLIEELVAADPAIKGMWTVPVFGNPTGITYSWETVRRLVQMKTAAPDFRLFWDNAYAVHTLTTEFPHQIDVLGLAAAAGNPNRPYVFASTSKITFAGAGVSFFGGSLGNIAWYLQYAGKRSIGPDKVNQLRHLRFFGDADGVRLHMRRHQEILAPKFELAAEILENRLGDSKIASWTDPKGGYFISLDVWPGTARRTVALAKDAGIAVTEAGASFPYRKDPDDKNIRIAPSFPSLDDLRNAVDGLATCALLAAAEQLLG from the coding sequence GTGTCGCTGCATACCCTCAACCGTGCCGACCTGACCGCGCAATATGAGCGCTACCAGCGGGACTACGCCGAACTGCAGGCCAAGAAGCTCGCACTGGACCTCACCCGCGGCAAGCCGGCGCCCGAGCAGCTCGACCTGGCCAACGGCCTGCTGGCCCTGCCCGGCCCGGACGACTACCGCGGCGACGACGGCACCGACACCCGCAACTACGGCGGCCTGCATGGTCTGCCCGAGCTGCGCTCCATCTTCGGGGAGCTGCTCGGCATCGCGGTGCCCAACCTGATCGCCGGCAACAACGCCAGCCTCGAATTCATGCACGACGTCGTCGTCTACTCGATGCTGCACGGCGGCGTGGACTCACCGCGGCCCTGGAGCCAGGAGCCGGTCGTCAAATTCCTGTGCCCGGTGCCCGGCTACGACCGGCACTTCGCGATCACCGAGACCCTGGGCATCGAGATGATCCCGGTCCCGATGCGCGAGGACGGCCCGGACGTCGACCTGATCGAAGAACTCGTCGCCGCCGACCCGGCCATCAAGGGCATGTGGACCGTGCCGGTGTTCGGCAACCCCACCGGCATCACCTACTCCTGGGAGACCGTGCGCCGGCTGGTCCAGATGAAGACCGCCGCCCCCGACTTCCGGCTGTTTTGGGACAACGCCTACGCGGTGCACACCCTGACCACCGAATTCCCCCACCAGATCGATGTGCTGGGACTGGCCGCGGCCGCGGGCAACCCGAACCGGCCGTACGTGTTCGCCTCCACCTCGAAGATCACCTTCGCCGGTGCCGGCGTCAGCTTCTTCGGTGGCTCGCTGGGCAACATCGCCTGGTATCTGCAGTACGCCGGGAAGCGCTCGATCGGCCCGGACAAGGTCAACCAGCTGCGTCACCTGCGGTTCTTCGGCGACGCTGACGGCGTGCGGCTGCACATGCGCCGCCACCAGGAGATCCTGGCGCCCAAGTTCGAGTTGGCCGCCGAGATCCTGGAGAACCGGCTCGGTGACTCCAAGATCGCGTCGTGGACCGACCCCAAGGGCGGCTACTTCATCAGCCTCGACGTCTGGCCGGGCACCGCCCGGCGCACCGTGGCGCTGGCCAAGGATGCCGGAATCGCGGTCACCGAAGCCGGTGCGTCGTTCCCGTATCGCAAGGACCCCGACGACAAGAACATTCGGATCGCCCCGTCGTTCCCGTCCCTCGATGACCTGCGCAATGCCGTCGACGGTCTGGCCACCTGTGCGCTGCTGGCCGCCGCAGAGCAGCTGTTGGGCTGA